A single window of Syntrophus aciditrophicus SB DNA harbors:
- the bioB gene encoding biotin synthase BioB — protein MILDSTVNMLAQKILDEGPQALSFQEACSLTELPARSIPDLFLAACKIRQHYQKDDVVLCSILNAKSGACAENCAFCSQSGHHRTDVVKRPLLSAEAMIEEARRLDSAGATRFSMVTSGSRLNAAEIETVGQAASAITKSTRLTVCASLGQLTASSAERLKAGGVSVYHHNLETARSFFPQICTTHDYEEDIETLLIARKAGLRLCSGGIFGLGESWEQRVEMAFTLRELDVDSIPINFLNPLPGTRMADRSLLPPMEALQVIALYRFIHPAKPLLICGGREITLRDFQSWIFLAGASGMIVGNYLTTQGRDIGMDRDMIQSGLF, from the coding sequence ATGATACTGGATTCCACTGTAAATATGCTGGCACAGAAAATTCTCGACGAAGGGCCGCAAGCCCTTTCCTTTCAGGAAGCCTGCTCCCTGACCGAACTGCCGGCCCGGTCCATCCCCGATTTATTCCTCGCCGCCTGCAAAATCCGGCAGCATTATCAGAAGGATGACGTTGTGCTCTGCTCCATCCTCAACGCCAAATCCGGCGCCTGCGCAGAAAACTGCGCCTTCTGTTCTCAGTCAGGCCACCACCGGACAGACGTCGTAAAAAGGCCCCTTCTGTCCGCCGAGGCCATGATCGAGGAAGCTCGCCGGCTGGATTCAGCCGGCGCGACCCGTTTTTCCATGGTCACCAGCGGCAGCCGGTTGAACGCGGCGGAAATCGAAACGGTCGGCCAGGCGGCATCGGCCATTACGAAGTCCACCCGACTTACCGTATGCGCCTCCCTGGGGCAGTTGACCGCCTCTTCCGCGGAGCGCCTCAAGGCCGGCGGGGTCAGCGTTTATCATCACAACCTGGAAACAGCGCGAAGTTTCTTCCCTCAGATCTGCACCACCCACGACTATGAAGAAGATATCGAGACGCTCCTCATTGCCCGGAAAGCAGGGCTACGCCTCTGCAGCGGGGGCATTTTCGGCTTGGGAGAATCGTGGGAGCAGCGGGTGGAAATGGCCTTTACGCTGAGGGAACTGGACGTGGACAGCATCCCTATCAACTTTCTCAATCCTCTCCCGGGGACCCGGATGGCCGACCGGTCGCTTCTGCCGCCCATGGAGGCCCTGCAAGTCATCGCTCTGTACCGTTTTATTCACCCGGCAAAGCCTCTTCTGATATGCGGCGGGCGGGAAATCACGTTACGGGATTTTCAGTCCTGGATTTTCCTGGCGGGCGCCAGCGGCATGATCGTGGGCAACTACCTCACCACCCAGGGACGGGATATCGGGATGGACAGGGACATGATCCAGTCAGGCCTCTTTTGA
- a CDS encoding biotin--[acetyl-CoA-carboxylase] ligase, with protein sequence MNTKEQLLRYLKKEQGRFVSGEKVSSRLAISRSAIWKQISRLKEEGYDIESSPRRGYALRSIPDCLLAGEIREGLNTRLIGRGPIFHFQQTDNTNNQGKALAYEGAPEGALVIAEEQSQGRGRRGRTWFSPHSQGIYATVILRPLIPLSETPKLTLLAAVAATEALETQTGLPIRIKWPNDILANGRKLAGILTEIGTEMDAVDFAVIGMGLNVNVPQASFPSDLRYPATSILIETGRPFPRIRLLQSWLEALEKYYSLLLQGDFDNILSRWKFLTDIVGSRIAVEMPGRRYIGEVQDVDGNGVLILKESDGALQRIFSGDVTLLTV encoded by the coding sequence ATGAACACAAAGGAACAGTTGCTGCGATACCTCAAGAAAGAACAGGGACGGTTTGTATCCGGAGAAAAGGTCAGTTCCAGGCTGGCAATTTCCCGCTCCGCGATATGGAAACAGATCAGCAGGCTGAAGGAAGAGGGGTACGACATCGAATCTTCCCCCCGAAGGGGGTATGCCCTGCGGAGCATCCCTGATTGTCTCCTGGCCGGCGAGATCCGGGAAGGCCTGAACACCCGCCTGATCGGACGGGGTCCGATCTTTCATTTCCAGCAAACGGACAACACCAACAATCAGGGCAAGGCGCTGGCTTATGAAGGCGCTCCGGAGGGCGCCCTGGTCATAGCCGAAGAGCAGTCCCAGGGACGGGGCCGTCGGGGAAGGACCTGGTTTTCCCCTCACAGTCAGGGGATTTACGCAACCGTGATCCTGCGCCCTCTCATCCCCCTCAGCGAAACCCCGAAGCTCACCCTCCTTGCTGCCGTGGCGGCAACCGAGGCCCTGGAGACGCAAACCGGTCTGCCCATCCGGATCAAGTGGCCCAACGATATCCTGGCAAATGGTCGCAAACTGGCCGGAATCCTTACTGAAATCGGAACGGAAATGGATGCCGTGGATTTTGCGGTCATCGGAATGGGTCTGAACGTAAATGTCCCCCAGGCATCCTTCCCCTCCGATCTTCGATACCCGGCAACTTCCATACTGATCGAAACAGGGCGGCCTTTTCCGCGAATCCGCCTTCTCCAGAGCTGGCTGGAGGCTCTGGAAAAATATTACAGTCTTTTGCTCCAGGGCGATTTTGATAACATCCTTTCGCGCTGGAAGTTCCTGACGGATATTGTGGGAAGCCGGATCGCCGTCGAGATGCCGGGACGCCGGTATATCGGCGAAGTGCAGGACGTGGATGGAAACGGGGTTCTGATCCTGAAGGAATCCGACGGGGCCCTTCAGCGGATTTTTTCCGGAGATGTGACCCTCCTCACGGTCTGA
- a CDS encoding biotin transporter BioY encodes MNKSGRTASPLLGMIYASLFGAMTAVGAFIMIPLPLVPITLQNFFLALAAALLGGPLGALSQIVYVALGLIGLPVFAGGKAGLGVLLGPTGGYLLGFIAGAWIIGILAGMKERPGIVWLSFTMILGHLVIYGIGTAQLAFVAKLSPAQALAVGVFPFIPGDIVKILAASLIVLKVRNYIQR; translated from the coding sequence ATGAATAAATCAGGACGCACCGCATCCCCTCTGCTCGGGATGATCTATGCCTCTCTTTTCGGAGCCATGACGGCCGTCGGTGCCTTTATCATGATTCCCCTGCCGCTGGTGCCGATCACCCTGCAGAATTTCTTCCTGGCCCTGGCCGCGGCCCTGCTCGGAGGACCCTTGGGCGCTTTGAGTCAGATCGTTTATGTGGCGCTGGGATTGATCGGTCTGCCCGTCTTTGCCGGTGGGAAGGCCGGATTGGGGGTTCTGCTGGGACCGACTGGCGGATACCTCTTGGGCTTTATTGCCGGCGCCTGGATCATCGGCATCCTGGCCGGCATGAAAGAACGACCGGGAATAGTCTGGCTGTCGTTCACCATGATTCTGGGACATCTCGTCATCTATGGCATAGGAACCGCTCAGCTCGCCTTTGTGGCGAAACTTTCCCCGGCCCAGGCTCTGGCCGTCGGTGTTTTTCCTTTTATTCCGGGTGATATCGTCAAGATTCTTGCCGCCTCCCTGATTGTCCTGAAGGTCCGCAATTACATACAGCGATAA
- a CDS encoding energy-coupling factor transporter ATPase, producing MIEVRDLRFHYQEKERAVLDGVSMTLKDGEYVALIGANGCGKTTLVHHLNALMRPTSGVVSVDGLDTLDDRQVWEIRRRVGMVFQNPENQIVGMTIEEDIAFGPGNLGLPPAEIRRRVASSLELVGLESYGRRVPSALSGGEKRLVAIAGILAMEPRYIIFDEPTSYLDPASRQRVLALIAGLHKRGLGIIHITHNMDDILDVDRVLVMREGKIVRDDRPEIVLSQGDWLRQQGLGMPAATALLWRLKEMGVSVRTDILDFEDVCREIAAWKSHPVESVA from the coding sequence ATGATTGAAGTCCGAGATCTGCGGTTTCACTATCAGGAAAAGGAACGGGCCGTCCTCGACGGCGTCAGCATGACGCTTAAGGATGGGGAATACGTGGCCCTCATCGGAGCGAACGGGTGTGGCAAAACGACCCTGGTTCATCATCTCAATGCCCTCATGAGGCCGACGTCGGGCGTAGTCAGCGTGGACGGGCTGGACACACTGGACGACCGGCAGGTCTGGGAAATCCGTCGTCGTGTTGGAATGGTCTTTCAGAATCCGGAGAACCAGATCGTGGGAATGACCATCGAGGAGGACATTGCCTTCGGTCCGGGCAATCTGGGACTGCCTCCGGCGGAAATCCGCCGCCGTGTCGCTTCTTCACTGGAGCTCGTCGGTCTGGAGTCCTATGGGCGCCGTGTTCCTTCGGCCCTTTCCGGCGGTGAAAAAAGGCTGGTCGCCATTGCCGGCATCCTGGCCATGGAGCCCCGGTACATCATTTTCGACGAGCCGACCTCCTATCTGGATCCCGCCTCCCGGCAGCGTGTACTCGCCCTGATTGCCGGTCTCCACAAGCGCGGACTGGGCATCATCCATATAACCCACAACATGGATGACATCCTGGACGTGGACCGGGTTCTTGTCATGCGGGAGGGGAAAATCGTCCGCGACGATCGACCGGAGATCGTGCTCAGCCAGGGCGACTGGCTGCGGCAGCAGGGACTGGGCATGCCCGCGGCTACGGCCCTGTTGTGGCGGCTCAAGGAAATGGGGGTATCGGTCCGGACTGATATCCTGGATTTTGAGGACGTCTGCCGGGAGATTGCCGCCTGGAAGAGTCACCCTGTTGAATCCGTCGCGTAA
- a CDS encoding energy-coupling factor transporter transmembrane component T family protein, with protein sequence MYILGQYIPQSSVISRLDPRVKILSLVVLSFAILRADGWTVLLVSLFWSLVLYGAHLMPTRLFQALKPLLFFFVLLFSLHLFFSQGAPLFPGHPWLEGITWEGLYRGALVTWQFAALVVGSSLLTMTTSPSELICGVERLLRPLNRIGIPSHDLAMMISLALRFVPTVLDEFNRVKKAQMARGMDFGRGGPVRRISGIAGLAIPVVLGALRRAEELAWAMEGRGYQRGHRTYLHELRLTRPDYIAVLLILLFLTELHLL encoded by the coding sequence ATGTACATTCTGGGACAATATATTCCGCAATCTTCCGTCATTTCCCGGCTGGATCCGCGGGTCAAGATCCTCTCGCTCGTCGTCCTGAGTTTTGCCATTCTGCGGGCGGACGGCTGGACAGTCCTGCTGGTCAGCCTTTTCTGGAGCCTTGTCCTCTACGGCGCCCACCTCATGCCGACCCGGCTTTTCCAGGCGCTGAAACCCCTGCTGTTCTTTTTTGTTCTGCTTTTCTCGCTGCATCTTTTCTTTTCCCAGGGCGCCCCCCTCTTTCCCGGACACCCCTGGCTGGAAGGAATCACCTGGGAAGGACTTTACCGCGGCGCTCTGGTCACCTGGCAGTTTGCAGCCCTGGTGGTCGGCTCTTCTCTTCTGACCATGACCACTTCCCCCTCGGAACTGATCTGCGGCGTGGAACGCCTGCTGCGCCCCTTGAACCGTATCGGGATTCCTTCCCATGATCTGGCCATGATGATCTCCCTTGCCCTGCGGTTTGTTCCCACCGTGCTGGATGAATTCAACCGCGTTAAAAAAGCGCAGATGGCCCGCGGCATGGATTTCGGCAGAGGGGGACCTGTTCGGCGCATTAGCGGCATCGCCGGCCTGGCAATACCTGTCGTCCTGGGGGCCTTGAGGCGGGCAGAGGAACTGGCCTGGGCCATGGAAGGACGAGGATACCAGCGGGGGCATCGCACCTATCTTCATGAACTGCGCCTCACCCGTCCGGATTATATCGCGGTTCTCCTGATTCTCCTCTTCTTAACGGAACTTCATCTTCTATAA
- a CDS encoding AI-2E family transporter, protein MEISKTRHLAFVLLLGLVGFGFLYLMKPFFYPLFWAIIISSIVHPLYARLILRWPSPNLLSAVLLVLVLLILILPTIFIGSLLVSQSMSMYNTLSSDSSHIARNLQELLGWISSHPYIQKLDIDQNFWMEKLSEMLRSIANYIFTRLSSLTQNTLAAVAQFAIMLYALFFFIRDGEKLLQSAMRLLPLGNQRERLLFDRFINTAKSTLKVTLIIGGLQGTLGALAFWIAGIEGSVLWGVIMIVTAIIPGIGCSIVWAPAGIILLISGHLWEGIMILLFGGLVISLVDNLLRPILLERDVQMHPLLIFLSTLGGIVLFGFSGFVLGPIIASLMQSICQMYEQLYREYDVSE, encoded by the coding sequence ATGGAAATATCAAAGACGCGCCATCTCGCGTTTGTATTGCTGCTGGGGCTGGTCGGTTTCGGCTTTCTTTATCTGATGAAACCTTTTTTCTATCCCCTCTTCTGGGCCATCATCATTTCCAGCATCGTCCACCCCCTTTATGCCCGGCTGATCTTGCGCTGGCCAAGCCCAAATCTTCTTTCGGCCGTACTGCTGGTCCTGGTTCTGCTGATTCTCATTTTGCCGACAATTTTCATCGGCAGCCTTCTCGTATCTCAATCGATGAGCATGTACAATACGCTGAGTTCCGATTCCAGCCACATTGCCCGCAATCTCCAGGAGCTGCTCGGTTGGATCTCCAGCCACCCTTACATTCAGAAACTCGATATCGATCAAAATTTCTGGATGGAAAAGCTGTCCGAAATGCTCCGCAGTATTGCCAACTACATCTTTACCCGCCTTTCGAGCCTGACTCAGAACACACTGGCTGCCGTTGCTCAGTTTGCCATAATGCTTTACGCCCTCTTCTTCTTTATCCGGGACGGAGAGAAACTGCTGCAAAGCGCCATGCGCCTTCTCCCTCTGGGCAACCAGCGGGAGCGGCTTCTTTTCGATCGCTTCATCAACACAGCCAAATCCACACTTAAGGTCACATTGATCATTGGCGGATTGCAGGGCACCCTGGGAGCACTGGCCTTCTGGATCGCGGGGATTGAAGGCTCCGTGCTGTGGGGCGTCATCATGATCGTCACGGCCATCATACCGGGCATAGGCTGTTCCATCGTCTGGGCGCCGGCCGGCATCATTCTGCTGATTAGCGGGCATCTCTGGGAGGGTATAATGATCCTTCTGTTCGGCGGCCTTGTAATCAGTCTGGTGGACAATCTGCTGCGCCCCATTCTGCTGGAAAGGGACGTGCAGATGCATCCTCTTCTCATTTTCCTGTCCACCCTCGGCGGGATTGTTCTTTTCGGCTTTTCCGGTTTCGTCCTGGGACCGATCATCGCTTCGCTTATGCAGTCCATCTGCCAGATGTATGAACAGCTTTACCGGGAGTATGATGTTTCGGAGTAA
- a CDS encoding DUF47 domain-containing protein, giving the protein MRLIPREEKFFDLFDELAVKIEEGGLLFAEILENYAQAEPKIVRLKEIEHEADVITHRTYEKMHRTFLTPLDREDIYALVNKMDSILDMIEACAIRMSLYRIKEPAPELKEQVRILNKAISKVKDVVHALRNMKNARTIIDACVEINTAENEGDVVLRTAVTRLFEHEKDVVELIKWKEIFERIEESIDVCEDVSNIAEGIVLKNA; this is encoded by the coding sequence ATGAGACTTATTCCCAGGGAGGAAAAATTCTTCGATCTGTTTGATGAACTGGCGGTCAAGATCGAAGAGGGCGGACTTCTGTTTGCGGAGATCCTGGAAAATTATGCACAGGCCGAACCTAAAATTGTCCGGCTCAAGGAAATCGAACATGAGGCGGATGTCATCACGCACCGGACCTACGAAAAGATGCACAGAACCTTTCTCACTCCGCTGGATCGGGAAGATATCTACGCCCTCGTCAATAAAATGGACAGCATCCTGGATATGATCGAGGCCTGCGCGATTCGAATGTCCCTGTACCGGATCAAGGAACCGGCTCCGGAGCTGAAAGAACAGGTCCGTATTCTTAACAAGGCGATATCCAAGGTGAAAGACGTCGTCCATGCCTTGAGGAATATGAAAAATGCCCGAACGATTATCGACGCCTGCGTGGAGATCAACACTGCTGAGAATGAAGGCGACGTGGTGCTGAGAACGGCTGTCACCCGGTTGTTTGAACATGAGAAGGATGTGGTGGAACTGATCAAATGGAAGGAAATTTTTGAGCGGATCGAAGAATCCATCGATGTCTGCGAGGATGTGTCCAATATCGCAGAAGGAATTGTTCTGAAAAATGCCTGA
- the mutM gene encoding DNA-formamidopyrimidine glycosylase yields the protein MLYLHVFQMLATLNGMAGFYAGRFCMRVDFLCRPAVTVKLEKSVSAPGWTDRTRKEEHMPELPEVETLCRQLRQKVPHAKIKGTFILDSKLGKLDNLKGRGIASVTRLGKRIVLGLDDGRSLEIHLRMTGRLLWQEKPDIGEKPPHSRFILDLTPGRIIIVDPRRFATLSLVADAAKGNAAVDALKPGCPEALKEKGCNRSRSIKSFLMDQSIIGGIGNIYACEILYRAGLNPLRRTADLTSEDWRRVGSAMVEVLSKAVVCRGTSISDWRDLFGCKGEYQKELRVYGREGKKCPHCGGIIQRVRLLGRGTWFCPNCQA from the coding sequence GTGCTATATCTTCATGTCTTTCAGATGCTGGCAACTTTGAATGGAATGGCCGGTTTTTACGCGGGTCGCTTCTGCATGCGCGTCGACTTTCTCTGCCGCCCTGCTGTCACTGTCAAACTCGAAAAGAGTGTGTCAGCGCCCGGATGGACAGACCGGACAAGAAAAGAGGAACACATGCCTGAACTCCCCGAAGTAGAAACCCTTTGCCGTCAACTGCGGCAGAAAGTACCTCATGCAAAGATCAAGGGAACTTTCATCCTTGACAGCAAACTGGGGAAGCTGGACAATCTGAAAGGCCGCGGCATCGCTTCCGTGACTCGTCTTGGGAAACGGATCGTCCTTGGGCTGGATGACGGCAGATCGCTGGAAATTCACCTGAGAATGACAGGTCGGCTTCTCTGGCAGGAAAAACCGGATATCGGAGAAAAGCCGCCGCACAGCCGCTTCATCCTCGATCTGACCCCCGGTCGGATCATTATCGTCGATCCCCGGCGTTTTGCCACGTTGTCTCTTGTCGCGGATGCGGCAAAGGGGAACGCGGCTGTCGACGCCCTGAAGCCCGGATGCCCAGAGGCACTGAAAGAAAAGGGATGCAACCGAAGTCGGTCCATTAAATCTTTTCTCATGGACCAGAGCATCATCGGCGGAATTGGTAATATTTATGCCTGCGAAATCCTCTATCGAGCAGGATTGAATCCTCTCCGCAGGACGGCCGACCTGACTTCAGAGGACTGGCGGCGCGTCGGAAGCGCCATGGTTGAGGTCCTTTCAAAGGCCGTTGTTTGCCGGGGAACGTCCATTTCCGACTGGCGCGATCTTTTTGGCTGCAAAGGCGAGTATCAGAAGGAACTTCGCGTATATGGGCGCGAGGGGAAAAAGTGCCCGCACTGCGGAGGAATCATTCAGCGAGTCCGCCTTTTGGGTCGGGGAACGTGGTTCTGTCCGAACTGCCAGGCTTGA
- a CDS encoding DsbA family protein, with protein sequence MRTIMGILHILGRVPTISSAFTLSADRSDFHDSYRRNRFPFPLRQAVFPPSACRTILTILIAVLGSVIVSFSFSGGATPAYGAEKPRMPSIGSGPYELYVFTDYFCGPCQALERELDITLRELMVRNSVKIMFIDLPLSRQTALYNRYFLYAARAADSGRDILLARQELFALAGRDAAADEKKIVRLFKSRNITFKVYDLKPVHAELNRIIKQFNIRSTPTCVVKYSSTDIRTYRGVFEIRNGLAVLRAATARLK encoded by the coding sequence GTGCGAACCATAATGGGAATCCTGCATATTCTTGGGCGTGTTCCGACCATCAGTTCGGCATTCACCCTTAGTGCCGATCGATCCGATTTTCACGATTCATACAGACGCAATCGATTTCCTTTTCCGTTGAGGCAGGCTGTTTTTCCTCCTTCAGCCTGCCGGACTATTCTAACGATACTTATCGCCGTTCTCGGATCCGTTATCGTCAGCTTTTCTTTTTCAGGAGGGGCGACGCCGGCTTATGGCGCGGAAAAGCCCCGTATGCCTTCCATCGGGTCAGGTCCTTACGAGCTCTATGTTTTTACGGATTATTTCTGTGGCCCCTGCCAGGCACTTGAACGGGAACTGGACATCACCCTGCGGGAACTGATGGTCCGGAATTCCGTTAAAATCATGTTTATCGATCTTCCCCTGTCCCGGCAGACGGCTCTGTACAACCGCTATTTCCTTTATGCCGCTCGCGCCGCTGATTCCGGAAGAGATATTCTCCTCGCCCGACAGGAATTATTTGCTCTTGCCGGACGTGATGCCGCTGCCGATGAAAAAAAGATTGTCCGCCTTTTTAAAAGCCGGAATATCACCTTTAAAGTCTATGATTTAAAACCGGTGCATGCAGAATTGAACCGGATCATCAAACAGTTCAACATCCGTTCGACGCCGACCTGCGTTGTCAAATACAGTTCCACCGATATCCGAACCTACAGAGGAGTCTTCGAGATTCGGAACGGTCTGGCCGTCCTGCGGGCGGCGACAGCCCGATTGAAATGA
- a CDS encoding DUF3343 domain-containing protein, whose translation MSTEAPEYEVVLFHSVSYALKAEKILKTKGISYKLIPVPRHISSDCGFCVRFPSHLHQEVAEALKDSVDYVVIRPL comes from the coding sequence ATGTCAACCGAAGCTCCTGAATACGAGGTAGTGCTGTTCCATTCCGTCAGTTACGCCTTGAAAGCGGAAAAAATCCTGAAAACAAAGGGGATATCCTATAAATTGATCCCTGTGCCCCGCCATATCAGCTCCGACTGCGGCTTCTGCGTTCGCTTTCCTTCCCATCTCCACCAGGAGGTCGCCGAGGCCCTGAAGGACAGCGTGGACTATGTGGTCATTCGTCCCCTCTGA
- a CDS encoding cold-shock protein yields MSEGTVKWFNASKGFGFIAQDNGNDVFVHFSAIKMEGYKALEEGARVRFDVVKGNKGPAADNVELL; encoded by the coding sequence ATGTCAGAAGGAACAGTCAAATGGTTCAACGCGTCCAAGGGATTTGGTTTTATCGCACAGGACAATGGAAATGATGTATTCGTTCATTTTTCCGCCATTAAGATGGAGGGGTACAAAGCCCTCGAAGAGGGTGCCAGAGTCCGGTTTGATGTTGTCAAGGGGAACAAAGGACCCGCCGCGGACAACGTTGAACTGCTGTAA
- a CDS encoding DEAD/DEAH box helicase: protein MKTFAEFEINTDIMKGLDGLGFSVMTPVQEKIIPIVLNRQTDLVGLAQTGTGKTAAFGIPLIQLTDTRLKRTQALVLCPTRELCVQVAGDLNLMGRYVQKLKIVPVYGGASIVSQTEELRKGAQVVVATPGRLHDLIRRGAVDLSGVSWVVLDEADEMLQMGFQDELNAILAVTPDSKNTLLFSATMPREVAAIAANYMKDPLEIIVGRRNAGAENVDHIYYVVSARHRYQALRRIADMNPELYAIIFCRTRLETREIVDKLIEDGYSADALHGDLSQSQRDHVMHKFRSRNIRMLVATDVAARGLDVNDLTHVINYSLPEESSGYTHRSGRTGRAGKKGISIALIETREKHKIRAIERCLKKNFEEGRIPSGHEICKRRLLSHMEAVKKTEIDAEHIDPFLPAISKTLESLDREELIKRFVSMEFNRFLASYRNAPDLNTFEKTPPKKKTREAAAGKPYRLASRKKFTPLFINAGKKDGISPKRLMRDLSDAAGMPDVRIGRIEVNNTTSLLEADSRFAPKILQALKSLTINGRYVAVEIDRKTAIRNRPENRRYDSSTAKDRRKGQSRPA from the coding sequence ATGAAAACATTTGCCGAATTTGAGATTAACACGGATATTATGAAAGGACTTGACGGACTCGGCTTTTCCGTTATGACTCCCGTACAGGAGAAGATTATTCCTATTGTTCTGAACCGTCAGACCGACCTTGTTGGTCTCGCACAAACCGGAACGGGGAAAACGGCGGCATTTGGCATCCCCCTGATCCAATTGACTGATACCCGGCTGAAGCGGACTCAGGCTCTGGTTCTCTGCCCGACTCGGGAGCTTTGCGTTCAGGTGGCCGGCGATCTCAACCTGATGGGTCGATATGTACAGAAATTAAAGATTGTGCCGGTTTACGGCGGGGCGAGCATCGTCAGCCAGACAGAGGAACTGCGGAAAGGGGCTCAGGTTGTCGTGGCGACCCCGGGGCGTCTGCATGATCTGATCCGTCGGGGAGCGGTCGATCTCTCCGGCGTCTCCTGGGTCGTTCTCGATGAAGCAGACGAAATGCTGCAGATGGGTTTCCAGGACGAACTGAACGCCATTCTAGCCGTAACCCCGGATTCCAAAAACACCCTGCTTTTTTCAGCAACCATGCCGCGGGAAGTAGCGGCAATCGCTGCCAACTACATGAAGGATCCGCTGGAAATCATCGTTGGGCGACGCAATGCCGGAGCGGAAAACGTTGATCACATCTATTATGTCGTTTCAGCCAGGCACCGCTATCAGGCTTTGAGGCGAATTGCGGATATGAACCCGGAACTCTATGCCATCATTTTCTGCCGGACCCGTCTGGAAACCAGAGAGATCGTCGATAAGTTGATCGAGGATGGCTACAGCGCCGACGCCCTTCACGGAGATCTCTCCCAGAGCCAGAGAGACCACGTGATGCATAAATTCCGGAGCAGGAACATCCGGATGCTCGTGGCCACCGATGTCGCGGCCCGGGGCCTGGATGTCAATGATCTGACCCACGTGATCAATTACAGCCTCCCGGAGGAATCTTCCGGCTACACGCACCGGAGCGGCCGTACGGGGCGTGCGGGAAAGAAGGGAATTTCCATAGCCTTAATCGAAACTCGAGAAAAGCATAAGATTCGAGCAATCGAACGATGCCTTAAAAAGAATTTTGAAGAAGGCCGTATTCCTTCAGGCCATGAGATCTGTAAACGGCGCCTGCTCAGCCACATGGAAGCCGTTAAAAAGACGGAGATCGATGCGGAACATATTGATCCGTTTCTGCCCGCTATCTCGAAAACACTGGAAAGCCTGGATCGGGAAGAGCTGATCAAACGGTTCGTATCGATGGAATTCAATCGGTTCCTGGCGTCTTACCGGAATGCCCCGGACCTGAACACCTTTGAAAAAACCCCTCCGAAAAAAAAGACGCGGGAAGCTGCTGCCGGAAAGCCTTATCGGCTGGCTTCCCGGAAGAAATTTACCCCTTTGTTCATTAATGCCGGGAAAAAGGATGGAATCAGTCCGAAACGTCTGATGCGCGATCTTTCGGACGCCGCAGGCATGCCGGACGTCCGGATCGGCAGAATTGAAGTCAACAACACCACCTCGCTTCTGGAAGCGGACAGCCGCTTTGCGCCGAAAATATTGCAGGCATTGAAGTCCCTGACGATCAACGGGCGATATGTTGCCGTCGAGATCGACCGGAAAACCGCCATCCGAAACCGGCCCGAAAATCGGCGTTATGATTCGAGCACGGCGAAGGATAGAAGAAAAGGTCAGAGCAGACCAGCCTAA